From the genome of Podospora bellae-mahoneyi strain CBS 112042 chromosome 2, whole genome shotgun sequence:
GTCGAAGATGGCAATCATTCTTTGGGATGGGTGTTAGTatttgggggttggatgagaggaagggggggaggtacCTACCTGGTGGCGAGTGGGTTGGAGGATATTTGAGGGAGTGAAAGGAACTCCTCGCGCTCGATAGTGCCGGAGTTATCCTGTTTGTGTTGAACAAGTCGTATTAGCCCCATATTCGTCATGTCTCTCCCATTCTCTCGGGACATTCCCATTCTCTTTCCTGTTCCTATTCCTCGTTGATCCTTGTTCTAACGAATATGAAATGAACATGCCTTATCCAACTTCATAAACCTCTTCCGCAGCCGGTCAACTTCATCCCTGTCGACTATTCATGGTGAAAAAACCACATGTCAATAACTTGTCCCCATCATTTCTCCTGAATGTCATGGTGAAAACCAACAGTTGGACCCCTGAACAATGTTGTCCAGCACGCTGCTGGTCTGGTTGCCCATTTTGACTGATAATTATCTTCCGCCGAGTATTATATTTCTGCCTGTATGCTCTCGTCTAGAGAATGtcttcttgaagaagaagggaaaaaagTCGGTTGGAGCGGTTTGGTGCTGTCGCGAGTCGTCGATGGCGGTAAAGGTGCGGCGGAGGGTGTCGATCAAGTTAATGAAAGAATGCTGAGTGTTGAAAGGGTCAAGTTTGCGCAAGAAATCAAAATCAAACAGGAGCAGATATCAAAGAAGGTTGCTTAATAAAGCTGCCCGCTACTCTCTACTCGTGAGATATCGATATCGGCGCAGGCGGTCGGCGGTCGAGGCTGCAGGAGCAAGTAGTGTAATTCAGTACCCAAGTTCCAGGTTCGTCGTTCGTGATATTGCAGCGGAACAAGTCGATCCGTCCGTCTGGTAAGGCTGAGGTTCGTCTAGTTCAGGAGCTTTTCCCCAACTCCTATTTTCGATGAAGGTTTGCTTTGCGATCAACAACACACGGCTTCTGGACTCTCTCCTAAACCCaactggcggcggcgacttGCGAAAAGCGGGGTGCGGCACAAGACAGAGGTTCCAAATCAGGCCCCCCAGCCCAGGGTCTGGCGGGGAGTGGGGGTGATCTCAAGCCACAAGCTGCCGCCACACACGGTCATCATGAATGACGCACGAGCCACGTTTATTCCAGGTTGCCTTGGCAAACGAAGCGAGGCAACAAACGGGCAGGGCCTCACCTTGATTTGttctcacctcaccttgCGCGTCACCCCCCCCCGACCGCGAAACAGCGTCGCGTTCAGGCGCCCATCCATGGCAAGCTGAGGAAGGCGAAAGAACGGAATGCACGTGCCAGACACACCACAAAGAGAGGAGAAGTTGTGTGAGAGATTGAATTGCAGTTCAATCACACTATAAAATAtcggtggttgatgatgatgatactTTATGAGATTTCAAATAAAGTGGCTTTAAAATGTCGAATTTGAAGCTAAAAAAAGCCCATTCCCTTATTTGCAGTGAACTAACaatgaaaataaaaaaaactGACGTCAAGACATTGCGCGGCTGTGAATTGTTCCAAGCATCTCCTCTCCAAGATGAGGGATGCGCTCtttcgcagcagcagagccTGATTTTTAGGTGCAAAGAGGGGCAGATTGCttggtgtttgttgctgctgctgcgccctTTGAACAATTTACTGGGCGTGCGCGCTCTCCCAATCGGCTAGGCAGGTAGGGAAGAGTGGGCACgttccccccctttcaaaGAGCCCAGCCAAAGTCAGCCAATCGCCAGAAGCGTCCTGGAACACGCCGCCAAAACAGCAAATTCTGCGCCAGAACTTCAACGACACTCCATCGCGATACGAGACTTTGGCCATCAAAAtaccaccaacaacgccaTTTTTGCATCCAAAAAATCGATACACTCCTTTCGCAATTCCCGCTGAAtgatttaaaaaaatttattaGGGGTTTCCCCAGGCTTTTTGCCCCTCTCACCGCCCTTAGCAGCCATGGCGACCCGGAAGGTTaggatcaagaagctggctCCAAAAACGCCTCTATCCGTCCTCAGAGAAGACCAAATCGACCCTTCAGAATACGAACAACTCACCTCCGAAGCCCAAATCGCAACCGGTGTCGAACAGGCCGAGGAAAATGTATGTCAAAAACTCACCTTGATTGACGGCCACGTGTCACGTGCACCAGCACGTGCACGGACCATATCAAGTTGCTCTTACACCACAAGACTTACCCAACAGCACTTGATAGCATCTGATACTGACCTTGAAATGACAGGAGTACCATCTTCAGGCAGTCCTGCAGCATGCAGGTGTCGCTGCCGACAAGGAAATTCccgtcccaccaccacaggaGAGCACACTCAACTATGACGAGCTCTACTCACAGCGGTGCTCCCAGCCATCAACATATATCCGCTTCTCTCAAACAGTAGAAGAATGCATAGGATGCATGTATGACatgacggaggaggacgatgttTTTCTCAAGGCATACAACTCAAAACGAGCCGCCTCTGCCCAGCTCTCAGAAGATGACTTTGAGAAGATCATGGAAGTGTATGAGGACACCGCCTTCATCAAAACCCCGTTTGCCTCAATAGACCAGACAATAGCCCCATATGAGGAGATGCTCCAAGGCCTTCAAAGCTTGGAGAGAGGAAAGGTCATGCCTCACGCCAAAGAGATCTATGAGTATTGGAAATCACGGCGGCAAGCTCTGAGCAACCGACCGTTACATCCCACTCTCAAGTTTGAGATCTCCCCTGACAGTGATGACATGGACCCCTATGTCTGTTTCCGTCGGCGAGAAGTACGTGCCACTCGCAAGACAAGAGCACGAGATGTGCTGTGCGCAGATAAGCTCAAGCGACTGCGGAGGGAGCTTGAGGATGCGCGCCAGTTGGCCATGGCTGCCCACCAAAGGGAGCTTTTCAAGGCCGAGATTCTCAAGACTGACCGCGCCATCTTTGAGACGCGCGGGACACTCAAAGAGCTCAAGGTCAGGTTGGGGATCAAgaccgacgacgaagatCTCGTCAACCAAAAGGTCAGTCTATCATGCCCTCTCCTACTGCCACCCTCAACGGATACTGACCCGTCTCCAGCCCCAGAAACGAAAAGCGCCAGAGGCCCCTGCCGTCCAGCGacccccaccacctgcccaacTTCGTATGCCCGTACGACCAGATGGCCGTCCTGCCGAGGCAGATCTCTCGCAGCTGGCTGATCGCCttgctgagaaggagaacgAGCTCCGGATTGATATCGAGAAGAAGGTGCTGACCCATAGCGAATGGAATCGCAACTATGTGGACTTGACTAGGGGTCCGTTGTCTCCGGTGCATGGGCCCCTTCAAGATCCCAATTTTAGGCCAGCCAAGACCCAATATCTGATGACACCACCAGCTTCGGCGTCGTCGGTATCCATGGAGGAACCCACCCCTATGGAGCTTGACAAGCCAGAAAAGCCACGAGACTTTGGCCCGCTCTTGAAATTTAGGGGAGTAGCTCCGGATGAG
Proteins encoded in this window:
- the EPL1 gene encoding Enhancer of polycomb-like protein 1 (BUSCO:EOG09263L7Y; EggNog:ENOG503NXHJ; COG:K), which codes for MATRKVRIKKLAPKTPLSVLREDQIDPSEYEQLTSEAQIATGVEQAEENEYHLQAVLQHAGVAADKEIPVPPPQESTLNYDELYSQRCSQPSTYIRFSQTVEECIGCMYDMTEEDDVFLKAYNSKRAASAQLSEDDFEKIMEVYEDTAFIKTPFASIDQTIAPYEEMLQGLQSLERGKVMPHAKEIYEYWKSRRQALSNRPLHPTLKFEISPDSDDMDPYVCFRRREVRATRKTRARDVLCADKLKRLRRELEDARQLAMAAHQRELFKAEILKTDRAIFETRGTLKELKVRLGIKTDDEDLVNQKPQKRKAPEAPAVQRPPPPAQLRMPVRPDGRPAEADLSQLADRLAEKENELRIDIEKKVLTHSEWNRNYVDLTRGPLSPVHGPLQDPNFRPAKTQYLMTPPASASSVSMEEPTPMELDKPEKPRDFGPLLKFRGVAPDEESRANPPSYRRRIGRLNRLWIDRRGLASPPREVSAEQYDRWKYDQSSDDEDEPEVYEVDPFDTRALKFRASVPPPVWMTHRVVPNSRTMMPAAQTAMMQQQQHQHQQQQHPIPPNQPASLPAQLQATKSPAQVKGAT